A single genomic interval of Arachis duranensis cultivar V14167 chromosome 7, aradu.V14167.gnm2.J7QH, whole genome shotgun sequence harbors:
- the LOC107496279 gene encoding cytochrome P450 71D10-like, protein MDLQNLLFILTSFLILFVLFNLVIKKSTCNKTNLPPGPWKLPLIGNIHQLVGSSQLHETLRNLASKYGPLMHLQLGEVSHIIVSSPEMAQEIMKIQDLNFCDRPHETLFARIITYNGRSVSYAAYGDYWRQLRKICTMELLTTKRVQSFRHIREAEVSELVKAISQSQGSIFNLSHKILSTTYGIAARIAFGKKYSYQKVFISSIAEASQIGGGNCIADLYPSIRVLLEMMSRNKAKLEELHTKIDKVLQDIIDDHRNRKDDKCKEEEGSEDLVDVLLKFQQKDFEYPLTDDNIKAVIQDMFTGGGKTSSAVVEWTMAEMIKKPKMMERAQSEVRRVYGSKGYVDESELHQLIYLKCIIKETLRLHPPVPLLIPRQNREPCQIKGYQIPANSRIMINAWAIGRDPTYWVDAMEFKPERFVDNYSIENRGTNFEFIPFGGGRRMCPGIAFATPNMELLLAQLLYHFDWKLPNEIKNEELDMTELFGMAMTRRNDLCLIPINYACSTYHHPCLIVCLLLTPL, encoded by the exons ATGGATCTTCAAAACCTTTTGTTTATTCTCACCAGCTTCCTGATTCTCTTTGTACTATTCAATTTAGTTATTAAGAAATCCACTTGTAATAAGACGAATTTACCCCCAGGGCCATGGAAACTACCACTGATAGGAAATATCCACCAACTTGTTGGTTCTTCACAACTCCATGAAACCCTAAGAAACTTAGCATCCAAATATGGACCCTTAATGCACCTTCAACTAGGAGAAGTCTCCCACATCATAGTTTCTTCACCTGAAATGGCACAAGAGATTATGAAGATTCAAGATCTCAACTTTTGTGATAGGCCTCATGAAACTCTTTTTGCTAGAATTATTACTTACAATGGAAGAAGCGTCTCCTACGCTGCCTATGGAGACTATTGGAGACAACTAAGGAAGATATGCACCATGGAGTTATTAACAACAAAGCGTGTTCAATCTTTTAGGCACATAAGAGAAGCAGAGGTTTCAGAGTTGGTCAAAGCAATATCTCAAAGTCAAGGCTCCATTTTTAATCTCTCTCACAAGATTTTATCAACTACCTATGGAATAGCGGCTAGAATAGCATTTG GTAAAAAGTATAGCTACCAGAAAGTTTTTATATCATCTATTGCGGAAGCATCTCAAATAGGAGGAGGAAATTGTATTGCTGATCTGTATCCTTCAATTAGAGTACTGCTTGAAATGATGAGTAGAAACAAGGCTAAACTTGAAGAACTGCACACAAAGATTGATAAGGTATTACAAGACATCATAGATGATCATAGAAATAGAAAAGATGACAAatgtaaagaagaagaaggtagtGAAGATCTAGTTGATGTTCTTCTCAAATTTCAACAAAAGGACTTTGAATATCCCTTGACTGATGACAATATCAAAGCAGTCATTCAG GATATGTTTACTGGTGGTGGAAAAACATCTTCAGCAGTTGTGGAATGGACAATGGCTGAAATGATAAAGAAACCAAAAATGATGGAAAGAGCACAATCTGAGGTTAGAAGGGTTTATGGTAGCAAAGGGTATGTGGATGAATCAGAATTGCACCAATTGATATACCTTAAGTGTATCATCAAAGAAACCTTAAGGTTACATCCACCTGTGCCATTGTTAATTCCAAGACAGAACAGAGAACCGTGCCAAATCAAAGGGTACCAAATTCCAGCTAATTCTAGAATCATGATCAATGCTTGGGCAATTGGAAGAGATCCAACGTATTGGGTTGATGCCATGGAATTTAAGCCTGAGAGGTTTGTTGataattattcaattgaaaATAGAGGCACAAACTTCGAGTTTATTCCATTTGGTGGTGGAAGAAGAATGTGTCCCGGGATTGCATTTGCTACACCAAACATGGAGTTGCTACTTGCTCAATTGCTTTATCATTTTGATTGGAAGCTTCCCAATGAAATCAAGAATGAGGAACTTGATATGACTGAGTTGTTTGGAATGGCTATGACAAGAAGAAATGATCTCTGCTTGATTCCCATTA ATTATGCGTGCTCTACTTATCATCACCCTTGTTTGATCGTTTGCCTACTCCTCACCCCATTGTAA
- the LOC107496278 gene encoding cytochrome P450 71D10 — protein MEFQNLLFILTTFVFLFVLFKTVISKFSSNKKTNLPPGPRKLPLIGNIHQLVGPLPHQCLRDLASKYGPLMHLKLGEVSNIIVSSPEMAQEIMKTQDLNFIDRPHETLFARIITYNGRSVSFAAYGDYWRQLRKICTMELLTAKRVQSFRFIREEEVLEMIKTISESEGSIVNLSKKIFSLTYGIAARAAFGKRCSYQQAYISAIEELLLLAGTNCVADLYPSVRVFQVMSTTKARMEELHKKTDKILQDILDDHRNRKSSHHCEEVEDLVDILLKFQKESEFSLDDDCIKAVVQDMFAGGGETSSAVVDWAMAEMIKKPKVMERAQSEVRRVYGNKGYVDESELHQLTYLKSIIKETLRLHPSLPFLVPRRNRETCKIMEYDIPANSKIMINYWAIGRDPRLWVDAESFMPERFLDSSIDYKGTNFELIPFGAGRRICPGIVFATPNMELPLAQLLYHFDWKLPNGMNNEKLDMTELFGTTVRRRNDLCLIPIIVKNMHKK, from the exons ATGGAATTTCAAAACCTTTTGTTTATTCTCACCACCTTCGTCTTTCTCTTTGTGCTATTCAAAACAGTTATTAGCAAATTCAGTTCTAATAAAAAGACCAATTTACCCCCCGGGCCAAGGAAACTACCACTCATAGGAAATATCCACCAACTTGTTGGTCCATTACCCCATCAATGCTTAAGAGACTTAGCATCCAAATATGGACCCTTAATGCACCTTAAACTAGGAGAAGTCTCCAACATCATAGTTTCTTCACCTGAAATGGCACAAGAGATTATGAAGACTCAAGATCTAAACTTTATTGATAGGCCTCATGAAACTCTTTTTGCTAGAATTATTACTTACAATGGAAGAAGCGTTTCCTTTGCTGCCTATGGAGACTATTGGAGACAATTAAGGAAGATATGCACCATGGAGTTGTTAACAGCAAAGCGTGTTCAATCTTTTAGGTTCATCAGAGAAGAAGAGGTCTTGGAGATGATTAAAACAATATCTGAAAGTGAAGGGTCCATTGTTAATCTCAGCAAGAAGATTTTCTCATTGACATATGGGATCGCAGCTAGGGCAGCATTTG GTAAGAGGTGTAGTTACCAGCAAGCTTATATATCAGCTATTGAGGAATTATTGCTACTAGCAGGAACAAATTGTGTAGCAGATCTGTATCCTTCTGTTAGGGTGTTTCAAGTGATGAGTACAACCAAAGCCAGGATGGAAGAACTTCACAAAAAGACTGATAAAATATTACAAGACATCTTAGATGATCACAGGAATAGAAAAAGTAGTCATCACTGTGAAGAAGTTGAAGATCTAGTTGATATTCTTCTCAAGTTTCAAAAGGAGTCAGAATTCTCCTTGGATGATGACTGCATCAAAGCAGTTGTTcag GACATGTTTGCTGGTGGTGGCGAAACATCATCGGCGGTTGTGGATTGGGCAATGGCTGAGATGATAAAGAAACCAAAAGTGATGGAAAGAGCACAATCTGAAGTTAGAAGGGTTTATGGTAACAAAGGATATGTGGATGAATCAGAATTGCACCAATTGACATACCTTAAGTCTATCATCAAAGAGACATTAAGATTACACCCATCTTTGCCTTTCTTAGTTCCAAGAAGGAACAGAGAGACATGCAAAATCATGGAATATGATATTCCAGCAAATTCTAAGATCATGATCAATTATTGGGCAATTGGAAGAGATCCAAGGCTTTGGGTTGATGCTGAGAGTTTTATGCCAGAGAGATTTTTAGATAGTTCAATTGATTACAAAGGCACAAACTTTGAACTTATTCCATTTGGTGCTGGAAGAAGAATCTGTCCCGGAATTGTATTTGCTACACCAAACATGGAGTTGCCACTTGCTCAATTGCTTTACCATTTTGATTGGAAGCTTCCCAATGGAATGAACAATGAAAAACTTGACATGACCGAATTGTTTGGGACTACtgtaagaagaagaaatgatctCTGTTTGATTCCCATTATTGTCAAGAATatgcataaaaaataa
- the LOC107496267 gene encoding ABC transporter C family member 3-like — protein sequence MSYVSSYLSLMHSHISFLLQPIFLHAFSAIIHLLLLAIVLVSWLWKKIITVGETGDDSNNKHQKPLNNAVLRKTTLFCSLGTSAFNLILCLYSYYFLGEKEKEEEKLVTHLDLGLKTLAWGVISVCLHQSLLLFSSGDDRRRFSFMFRAWCVFYFFVSCYSFVVDFVLHFYEKHVTLPAQDIVSDVISASVGLFFCYVVCFVKKIDECEEDHIIDDLQDPLLLNNGNATVCSNASGADTVTPFSNAGIFSILTFSWVGPLVSLGKKKTLDLEDVPLLDKRDSVVEIFPTFREKVEEDCGAINHITTLKLVKLLVLSAWKEILFTAFLALLNALASYVGPYLIDAFVQYLDGQRVYENQGYGLVSAFFLSNLVQSLSQRHWFFRLQLVGIRIQALLVTMIYNKALTLSCQSKQGHTSGEMINFMTVDAERVGTFTWYMHDLWRVALQIVLALLILYKSVGLASIAAFVATVVVMLVNVPLGKMQQKFQKNLMDSKDTRMKATSEILRNMKILKLQGWEMKFLSKINELRKAEEGWLKKSVYNSAISAFVFWIAPSFVSVVTFGTCMVMGIPLESGKILSALATFRILQGAIYNIPETISAIVQTKVSLDRISSFLRLGDLKSDVVEKLPLGTSDKAIEVTNGNFSWDPSSPNTTLKNINFEVFHGMRVAVCGTVGSGKSTLLSCILGEVPKVSGTLKVCGTKAYVAQSPWIQSGKIEDNILFGKEMDKEKYEKVLEACSLKKDLEILSFGDQTIIGERGINLSGGQKQRIQIARALYQDADIYLFDDPFSAVDAHTGSHLFKECLLGLLRSKTVIYVTHQVEFLPAADLILVMKDGKITQCGKYADLLNNGTDFMELVGAHKKALSTLDSDEGIISNEISTLEQDSDFPISQGGEEEEEKKDEQNGKTGNKGDEAKGQLVQEEERESGRVGFSVYWQYITMAYGGALVPFILLAHTLFQVLQIGSNYWMAWATPISQDVEPPVSETTLIAVYIALAVASSFCILARTTLFATALCKTATIIFNKMHFCIFRAPMAFFDSTPSGRILNRASTDQSSVDTEVPYQFASFVFPLIQLVGIIAVMSQAAWQVFIVFIPVIAISIWYQQYYLPAARELSRLVGVCKAPIIQNFSETISGTPTIRSFDQQSRFQEKNLKLIDRYSRPEFNSAAASEWLCFRLDILSSIIFAFSLIFLISIPEGFIDPGLAGLSVTYGLNLTTINAWVIWSLCSLENNIISVERILQYTSIPSEPPLVVEENRPDPSWPSHGEVNIHDLQVRYAPHLPLVLHGLTCTFRGEWRTGIVGRTGSGKTTLIQTLFRIIEPAAGEVVIDGINISSIGLHDLRSRLSIIPQDPTMFEGTVRNNLDPLEEYTDEQIWEALDKCQLGDEVRKKEGKLDSPVSENGENWSMGQRQLVCLGRVLLKKSKVLVLDEATASVDTATDNLIQQTLRLHFTESTVITIAHRITSVRDSDMVLLLHQGLIEEYDSPSKLLEDKSSSFAQLVAEYTMRSKSTFQK from the exons ATGTCTTATGTTTCCTCGTACCTTTCCCTCATGCACTCTCACATAAGCTTTCTTCTCCAACCCATTTTTCTTCATGCATTCTCAGCCATCATCCACCTCCTACTGCTGGCTATAGTTTTGGTTTCATGGCTTTGGAAGAAGATCATCACTGTTGGAGAAACTGGAGATGACTCCAATAACAAGCATCAGAAGCCTTTGAATAATGCTGTGTTAAGAAAGACTACTTTGTTTTGTTCTTTAGGTACTTCTGCTTTCAACCTTATCCTCTGCCTCTATAGTTACTACTTCttaggagaaaaagaaaaagaagaagaaaagctcgTGACCCATTTGGATTTAGGTCTAAAAACTCTTGCTTGGGGTGTTATTAGTGTTTGCTTGCACCAAAGCTTGCTCTTATTTAGTTCAGGTGATGATAGAAGAAGATTCTCTTTCATGTTCAGAGCATGGTGTGTTTTCTACTTTTTTGTTTCATGTTACTCCTTTGTAGTggactttgttcttcatttttatgaaaAGCACGTGACTTTACCAGCTCAGGACATAGTTTCTGATGTGATTTCAGCTTCTGTGGGTTTATTCTTTTGCTATGTGGTGTGTTTTGTGAAGAAAATTGATGAGTGTGAAGAGGATCATATCATTGATGATCTTCAAGATCCACTACTATTGAATAATGGTAATGCAACTGTTTGTAGTAATGCCTCTGGGGCTGACACTGTTACCCCTTTCTCAAATGCTGGCATTTTCAGCATTCTAACATTCTCTTGGGTGGGCCCTCTTGTTTCTCTTGGCAAAAAGAAAACCTTGGACCTTGAGGATGTTCCACTTCTTGATAAAAGAGATAGTGTGGTTGAAATTTTTCCAACTTTCAGAGAAAAAGTTGAAGAAGATTGTGGTGCAATTAATCACATAACCACTCTTAAACTGGTGAAGTTGTTAGTACTATCAGCATGGAAAGAGATTCTCTTCACTGCATTTCTTGCATTGTTGAATGCTTTGGCTTCTTATGTTGGTCCTTATCTTATTGATGCTTTTGTTCAATACCTTGATGGTCAAAGGGTTTATGAGAATCAAGGCTATGGTCTTGTTTCTGCATTTTTCTTATCAAACCTTGTTCAGTCCCTATCACAAAGGCATTGGTTCTTTAGGTTGCAGCTAGTTGGGATTAGAATTCAAGCACTGCTTGTGACTATGATCTATAACAAAGCCTTGACCCTTTCATGTCAATCAAAGCAGGGTCATACTTCTGGTGAAATGATCAATTTCATGACTGTTGATGCTGAAAGAGTTGGAACCTTCACTTGGTATATGCATGATTTGTGGAGGGTAGCTTTGCAAATTGTCTTAGCTTTGTTGATTTTGTATAAAAGTGTTGGTCTTGCTTCAATTGCCGCGTTTGTGGCCACTGTTGTCGTCATGTTGGTAAATGTTCCTTTGGGAAAAATGCAACAGAAGTTTCAGAAAAACTTGATGGATTCAAAGGACACAAGAATGAAGGCAACATCTGAGATTCTAAGGAACATGAAGATCCTCAAACTACAAGGATGGGAAATGaagtttctatctaagataaaTGAGCTTAGGAAAGCTGAGGAAGGGTGGTTAAAGAAATCTGTATACAATTCAGCTATCAGTGCTTTTGTGTTCTGGATTGCTCCGTCTTTTGTATCTGTTGTTACTTTTGGTACATGTATGGTTATGGGGATTCCACTTGAATCAGGGAAGATCTTATCAGCACTTGCTACATTTAGAATTCTTCAAGGTGCCATATATAATATTCCAGAAACAATATCAGCTATAGTACAAACTAAGGTTTCTCTTGATAGGATTTCTTCTTTCCTTCGTCTCGGTGACTTGAAATCTGATGTTGTAGAGAAGCTTCCTTTAGGTACTTCTGATAAAGCAATCGAAGTAACTAATGGAAACTTCTCTTGGGATCCATCTTCTCCAAATACAACATTGAAGAACATAAATTTTGAAGTTTTCCATGGCATGAGGGTTGCTGTTTGTGGGACAGTTGGATCAGGAAAATCTACATTGCTATCTTGTATATTGGGAGAGGTACCGAAGGTTTCGGGCACTCTAAAAGTGTGTGGAACAAAGGCCTATGTTGCTCAATCACCATGGATACAAAGTGGAAAGATAGAGGATAATATACTGTTTGGTAAAGAGATGGATAAGGAAAAGTATGAGAAGGTTCTTGAAGCTTGTTCCTTGAAGAAGGATCTTGAGATTTTATCATTTGGGGACCAAACAATTATAGGTGAACGTGGGATAAATTTGAGTGGTGGACAAAAACAAAGGATTCAAATAGCACGTGCTTTATATCAAGATGCTGATATATATCTGTTTGATGATCCTTTTAGTGCTGTGGATGCTCATACAGGATCTCATCTCTTTAAG GAATGTTTGCTAGGCCTTTTAAGATCAAAGACAGTGATTTATGTTACTCATCAAGTTGAGTTCTTACCGGCTGCTGATCTTATATTG GTAATGAAAGATGGGAAGATTACTCAATGTGGAAAGTATGCTGATCTGCTTAACAATGGAACTGATTTTATGGAACTTGTTGGTGCACATAAAAAAGCTTTGTCTACACTTGATTCAGATGAAGGAATAATATCCAATGAAATAAGTACCTTGGAACAAGATTCAGATTTTCCTATTTCTCAgggtggagaagaagaagaggaaaagaaagatgAGCAAAATGGTAAAACTGGTAACAAAGGTGATGAGGCAAAAGGCCAacttgttcaagaagaagaaagagagagtggTAGAGTTGGATTTTCAGTGTATTGGCAATATATTACTATGGCATATGGAGGTGCTCTTGTTCCTTTCATTCTGTTGGCTCATACTCTCTTCCAAGTTCTTCAAATTGGAAGCAACTATTGGATGGCTTGGGCaacaccaatctcacaagatGTCGAGCCACCTGTTTCTGAAACAACTCTTATAGCAGTCTATATTGCTTTGGCTGTTGCAAGTTCTTTCTGCATTCTTGCAAGGACTACATTATTTGCCACTGCTCTATGTAAGACAGCTACCATAATCTTCAATAAGATGCACTTCTGCATTTTTCGTGCTCCAATGGCATtctttgattccactccaagcGGCCGAATTCTTAATAGA GCTTCTACTGATCAAAGTTCAGTGGACACTGAGGTTCCTTATCAGTTTGCTTCATTTGTTTTTCCACTGATCCAACTTGTGGGAATTATAGCAGTGATGTCTCAAGCTGCATGGCAAGTTTTTATTGTCTTTATACCTGTGATTGCAATCAGCATTTGGTATCAG CAATATTATTTGCCAGCAGCTCGAGAACTATCGCGTTTAGTTGGAGTATGCAAAGCTCCAATCATTCAGAACTTTTCTGAGACAATTTCCGGTACACCAACCATCAGAAGCTTTGATCAGCAGTCCAGATTTcaggaaaagaatttgaaactGATCGACAGATATTCGCGACCAGAGTTCAATAGTGCTGCTGCATCTGAATGGTTGTGCTTCCGTTTAGATATATTGTCTTCTATCATCTTTGCATTTTCCTTGATATTCTTGATATCCATTCCAGAAGGATTCATAGATCCAG GCCTTGCTGGTTTATCTGTTACCTATGGACTAAATTTGACCACAATAAATGCTTGGGTGATATGGAGTCTTTGCAGTTTGGAGAACAATATTATATCAGTGGAAAGAATACTTCAGTATACTTCCATTCCTAGTGAGCCTCCCCTTGTTGTCGAAGAAAATCGACCGGATCCTTCTTGGCCTTCACACGGCGAGGTTAATATACATGACTTGCAG GTTCGTTATGCTCCACACCTTCCACTTGTGTTGCATGGCCTCACATGCACATTTCGCGGAGAATGGAGAACTGGAATTGTTGGTAGAACAGGAAGTGGCAAAACAACTCTCATACAAACTCTTTTCCGAATCATTGAACCAGCTGCTGGAGAAGTTGTGATTGATGGCATCAACATCTCTTCAATAGGACTTCATGATTtgaggtctagattaagcattatTCCTCAGGATCCAACCATGTTTGAAGGGACTGTGAGAAACAATCTGGATCCACTAGAGGAGTACACAGATGAACAAATTTGGGAG GCCCTTGATAAGTGTCAACTTGGTGATGAAgttagaaagaaagaaggaaagctGGACTCTCCAG TTAGTGAGAATGGTGAGAATTGGAGCATGGGACAGAGGCAATTGGTGTGCCTAGGTAGGGTGCTTCTGAAGAAGAGCAAGGTATTGGTACTCGACGAAGCGACTGCATCAGTTGATACTGCCACGGACAATTTAATTCAACAAACTCTTAGGTTGCATTTCACTGAGTCCACAGTCATAACCATTGCGCATAGAATCACTTCTGTTCGTGACAGCGATATGGTCTTGCTTCTTCATCAAG GACTAATTGAGGAGTATGATTCACCTTCAAAATTGCTAGAGGATAAGTCATCATCTTTTGCTCAACTTGTTGCAGAGTATACAATGAGATCTAAGTCCACTTTTCAGAAATGA